Proteins co-encoded in one Nicotiana sylvestris chromosome 7, ASM39365v2, whole genome shotgun sequence genomic window:
- the LOC138872760 gene encoding uncharacterized protein, with amino-acid sequence MVIPTTLEINSTSTQHVFKRLSSPLCLSIDLWMKSCAKICLRSQTLLKRLPKIELNIDLYCPICKCPNEESIKHIFLECKAVKKFWACLRWQNHNSLNGNHWLIQRDIEFKLLTEKLSINPPKLLIKINWHKPQKGWFKLNVDANFNNYNQSCGLGGIFRNANGNWVVAFTKSAHVNGSLAAELKSLREGLRTAMDWNLFPLEIKTGCTEVVNAPTEGYPPAHLQAGE; translated from the exons atggtcatcccaactacccttgaaatcaatagtacaagcacgcaacatgtcttcaagcgtcTGAGTAGTCCGCTCTGCTTGTCCATCgatttgtggatgaaaagttgtgctaagatttGCCTACGTAGCCAAACCTTGCTGAAACGTCTTCCAAAG ATTGAGCTAAACATTGACCTTTACTGTCCCATCTGTAAATGTCCTAATGAAGAATCCATAAAACATATTTTCCTAGAATGCAAAGCCGTCAAAAAGTTCTGGGCTTGCCTTCGATGGCAAAACCACAATAGTTTAAATGGTAACCACTGGCTTATCCAA AGGGATATAGAATTCAAATTACTCACGGAAAAACTCTCTATAAACCCTCCAAAATTGCTCATTAAAATCAATTGGCATAAACCTCAAAAGGGTTGGTTTAAACTAAACGTTGATGCCAATTTCAATAACTATAACCAAAGTTGTGGATTGGGTGGTATTTTCAGGAATGCCAATGGTAATTGGGTGGTTGCTTTTACAAAATCGGCTCATGTAAATGGTTCCCTAGCAGCAGAATTGAAATCCCTAAGAGAAGGTCTCAGAACAGCAATGGATTGGAATCTATTCCCACTTGAAATAAAGACAGGTTGCACAGAG GTGGTTAATGCACCAACAGAAGGTTATCCTCCAGCACACCTTCAGGCAGGGGAATAA